The sequence TAGCGGGGCCCACACTCTACCTCTTCGATGTGCTCCTACGTCGTGCCAAGATCTCGGCCATTCATGGCCGAAATGCCAGTTTGCGAATCTACGGATGTCAGCTCGGAAATTTCGCTGAGGTAGGGATCTGGTCGGAAGGTTGTAGCGAGTCCGTTGCGGCAGACACCTTGATTGTGGGAGGGCCTTCGACTGGCTCGCATGCAGAACTGGGTATCCTCCTGGAAGGGTCGCTTGCTGGAAGTAGCACGCGCACGGGCGACACGATGACAAACGGCGGGCTCTGGCGCTGCCACAACATCGTGATCGCGAACGTGGATGTGGGTGTCCACTGGAATGGGATCGCTGGAGGCGCATTCGTCAACAGCTCGTGCGAGGGCTCATCGGCGACTTCCTACTTGTTCGAGAAGTCAACCGGTATTACGGCCACCGGGAACAGGTCGAATTCGGGAACGTATGCCAAGTTCGACGAGTCCAAGAACGTCTGCGTTCAGGGCTTCTGCGTCAGCACGCAGGATCTTCAGTATGTCAATGATTCCCGAAACTGCGATGCGAACGTCCAAGTGGAGAGCATTAGTGCGTTCGTTCCGATAGAGCACGTCTTCGGGAGCAGCGAGTGGGTTGGGTACCGGTACGCGAATGGTGAGTGGATCTCGAAATCGAACAATGCTCCCACAGACGGCTACTGGGAGAAGGGCATTGCGGTGCGACCGCTGACCGCGAGTTCTGGCAACCCTTTCGAATGGAGATGCACCACCAATGGCAATCCAAACGGCGGCACAGGCGTGTTTACGTCGATGGGCGACGTCCCCTAGGCCCGTGCCGGCGTCGGGCGGCGGTAGCTACGAAGGGTAGGACTTGGACGTTTCGGCCAGTAGCGGTGAAAGGAGTTCCATGAATCGCATGGCGACGTTCGGTGCATCGCAGATGCGTGCCCGTTCCCGGGCGCTCCTCCCGTAGTCCTCGAGCAACTGCGGTTGCTCGAGGAATCGCTTCATCGCATCCCCAATCTGTAGGTAGCTGGCTCCCACGATGAAGCCGTCCACACTCGGTCGCACCAACATGAGGGCGCTTTCGATCCCGTTGCCGCAAATGACAGGCATGCCAAGGCTCATGGCTTCGGGAACGATTAACCCCCAGCCGGCGTGCACCCCAGGCATACAAAGCACGTCTGCGTTCCGGAACGGCCTGAGCCGATCGTCCCACGTCTCAAAGTCGGTATCGTGCGAAACGGCGCCGCTCAGGACCGCATCGGCAGAAATGTGCGCGCGCACACTGTTGTCCATTCCCGAGTAGCCCGAAAGCACGAGTTCCGCTCGCGGGCCGTACTGCTCTCGGAGCGCACGGAAGGCGCTGAGCAGCTCCCAAATGTTGTTCCGATGCATGTACTTGCCCGAGAACAGAAATCGGATCGGGTCGTTCGCGGATGGGTACTTCCTGGAAAATGCGAAATTCTTCGACAGGTCTTGCCCGTAGGGCAGCACATGCAATCTCCCACGGTCGCGCATGAGCGTCTCGTAGATGGCCAAGGCCCGCGGCCCAGCGGTCCAGACGAAGTCGGCACCGCGCAGCGCCCGTTCGATCATCACGTCGCGAACTACCCGACGGAACGTAGAGGCGGGGAAGGGTTGCTCGAGCCAGAACCCGAACCGAATACCCCTGCGTCTAGCGAGCAGCTTCGCCACGGGCACTGGGTACCCGCGGTATCCGCCATAAACTATCGCGTCAGGCCCAATTCGATCGAGCACCCCTACGAGTCGATCCGGTCGGGATTCGATGTCCACCGCGTGACACCAATCAGGGATTGCTACACTCCAATGTTTGGGTCGTGTGCCCGTATCTCCGTTGGAGAAAAGCACGTGGGTGTCATGGCCAAGCTCGCGAAGGGCGTGGCCAAGTTCGACCTGGAACGGGGAGACAACTCGTGTGATGAAAAGAACGCGAGGCATTTGTCGGTGCGAACGTGAGGCGGTGAGAGCGACTCTGCATCGCTCCAGAGCGAGTCCCGGGGAGGGCGCCCGATGCCTAGCCGTCAGCCAGAACCCGGATTGCCATTCGGGATTGGTAGAAGCAGTGGCGCGGGAGTCTACGGAAGATCCGCGTCGATGCGAGCATTGGTTGCAGGATTCTGGAGGGCATTCGACTACTGCACCGATGGTCAGCGCCTGAACGCTGCCGGTCCGCGGCGCGACCAATCCTTGTCAGCTGTGCCGAGCCGCGGTACCAGCGGCAAGGCGCCGCCGAGGGTCGGGGCGCTCCCTCCAGAAAATGAAGCAATCCAAGCTACTTAGGGGCAGCGAGTGAAGGCGGTCATCCT is a genomic window of Polyangiaceae bacterium containing:
- a CDS encoding glycosyltransferase; the encoded protein is MAKLLARRRGIRFGFWLEQPFPASTFRRVVRDVMIERALRGADFVWTAGPRALAIYETLMRDRGRLHVLPYGQDLSKNFAFSRKYPSANDPIRFLFSGKYMHRNNIWELLSAFRALREQYGPRAELVLSGYSGMDNSVRAHISADAVLSGAVSHDTDFETWDDRLRPFRNADVLCMPGVHAGWGLIVPEAMSLGMPVICGNGIESALMLVRPSVDGFIVGASYLQIGDAMKRFLEQPQLLEDYGRSARERARICDAPNVAMRFMELLSPLLAETSKSYPS